The following coding sequences are from one Canis lupus dingo isolate Sandy chromosome 21, ASM325472v2, whole genome shotgun sequence window:
- the CREBZF gene encoding CREB/ATF bZIP transcription factor isoform X1 yields MRHSLTKLLAASGSDSPTRSESPAPAATCLLPPDLTRAAAAAAAAAAAEEEEEAAAAGSPGRRQPRGDEGDSEAGRGGRGGVAVRAPSPEEMEEEAIASVPGEETEDMDFLSGLELADLLDPRQPDWHLEPGLSSPGPLSSSGGGSDSGGLWRGDDDDEAAAAEMQRFSDLLQRLLNGIGGCSSGSDSGSGEKRRRKSPGGGGGGSGGNDSNQAATKSPRKAAAAAARLNRLKKKEYVMGLESRVRGLAAENQELRAENRELGKRVQALQEESRYLRAVLANETGLARLLSRLSGVGLRLTTSLFRDSPAGDHDYALPVGKQQQQQQQQQQQQDLLEEDDSAGGVCLHVDKDKVSVEFCSACARKASSSLKIFFFR; encoded by the exons ATGAGGCATAGCCTGACCAAACTGCTGGCGGCCTCGGGCAGCGACTCCCCAACCCGCAGCGAGAGCCCGGCTCCGGCCGCGACTTGCTTGCTGCCCCCGGACCTgacccgggcggcggcggcggcggcggcggcggcggcggcggaggaggaggaagaggcggcggcggccggatCTCCCGGCCGCAGGCAGCCGCGGGGCGACGAGGGCGACTCTGAGGCCGGGAGGGGGGGCCGCGGCGGCGTGGCCGTGCGCGCGCCCTCGCCcgaggagatggaggaggaggcgATCGCCAGCGTCCCCGGGGAGGAGACGGAGGACATGGACTTTCTGTCCGGGCTGGAGCTGGCGGATCTGCTGGACCCCCGGCAACCGGACTGGCACCTGGAGCCCGGGCTCAGCTCGCCCGGGCCCCTCTCCTCGTCCGGCGGAGGCTCCGACAGCGGCGGCCTGTGGAGAGGGGACGACGACGACGAGGCCGCGGCCGCCGAGATGCAGCGCTTTTCCGACCTGCTGCAGAGGCTGTTAAACGGCATCGGAGGCTGCAGCAGCGGCAGTGACAGTGGCAGCGGCGAAAAGAGGCGGAGAAAGTCcccaggaggcggcggcggcggcagtgGCGGCAACGACAGCAACCAGGCGGCGACAAAGAGTCCCCGgaaggcggcggcggctgctgccCGTCTAAATCGGCTGAAGAAGAAGGAGTACGTGATGGGGCTGGAGAGTCGAGTCCGCGGTCTGGCAGCCGAGAACCAGGAGCTGCGGGCCGAGAATCGGGAGCTGGGCAAGCGCGTGCAGGCACTGCAGGAGGAGAGTCGCTACCTACGGGCCGTCCTGGCCAACGAGACCGGACTGGCTCGCCTGCTGAGCCGGCTGAGCGGCGTGGGACTGCGGCTGACCACCTCGCTCTTCAGAGACTCGCCCGCCGGTGACCATGACTACGCTCTGCCCGTGggaaagcagcagcagcagcagcagcagcagcagcagcagcaggacctGCTGGAAGAGGACGACTCGGCGGGAGGAGTGTGTCTTCATGTGGACAAGGATAAGGTGTCGGTGGAGTTCTGCTCGGCGTGCGCCCGGAAGGCGTCGTCTTCTCTTAAAAT TTTCTTTTTTAGGTGA
- the CREBZF gene encoding CREB/ATF bZIP transcription factor isoform X2: MRHSLTKLLAASGSDSPTRSESPAPAATCLLPPDLTRAAAAAAAAAAAEEEEEAAAAGSPGRRQPRGDEGDSEAGRGGRGGVAVRAPSPEEMEEEAIASVPGEETEDMDFLSGLELADLLDPRQPDWHLEPGLSSPGPLSSSGGGSDSGGLWRGDDDDEAAAAEMQRFSDLLQRLLNGIGGCSSGSDSGSGEKRRRKSPGGGGGGSGGNDSNQAATKSPRKAAAAAARLNRLKKKEYVMGLESRVRGLAAENQELRAENRELGKRVQALQEESRYLRAVLANETGLARLLSRLSGVGLRLTTSLFRDSPAGDHDYALPVGKQQQQQQQQQQQQDLLEEDDSAGGVCLHVDKDKVSVEFCSACARKASSSLKM; this comes from the coding sequence ATGAGGCATAGCCTGACCAAACTGCTGGCGGCCTCGGGCAGCGACTCCCCAACCCGCAGCGAGAGCCCGGCTCCGGCCGCGACTTGCTTGCTGCCCCCGGACCTgacccgggcggcggcggcggcggcggcggcggcggcggcggaggaggaggaagaggcggcggcggccggatCTCCCGGCCGCAGGCAGCCGCGGGGCGACGAGGGCGACTCTGAGGCCGGGAGGGGGGGCCGCGGCGGCGTGGCCGTGCGCGCGCCCTCGCCcgaggagatggaggaggaggcgATCGCCAGCGTCCCCGGGGAGGAGACGGAGGACATGGACTTTCTGTCCGGGCTGGAGCTGGCGGATCTGCTGGACCCCCGGCAACCGGACTGGCACCTGGAGCCCGGGCTCAGCTCGCCCGGGCCCCTCTCCTCGTCCGGCGGAGGCTCCGACAGCGGCGGCCTGTGGAGAGGGGACGACGACGACGAGGCCGCGGCCGCCGAGATGCAGCGCTTTTCCGACCTGCTGCAGAGGCTGTTAAACGGCATCGGAGGCTGCAGCAGCGGCAGTGACAGTGGCAGCGGCGAAAAGAGGCGGAGAAAGTCcccaggaggcggcggcggcggcagtgGCGGCAACGACAGCAACCAGGCGGCGACAAAGAGTCCCCGgaaggcggcggcggctgctgccCGTCTAAATCGGCTGAAGAAGAAGGAGTACGTGATGGGGCTGGAGAGTCGAGTCCGCGGTCTGGCAGCCGAGAACCAGGAGCTGCGGGCCGAGAATCGGGAGCTGGGCAAGCGCGTGCAGGCACTGCAGGAGGAGAGTCGCTACCTACGGGCCGTCCTGGCCAACGAGACCGGACTGGCTCGCCTGCTGAGCCGGCTGAGCGGCGTGGGACTGCGGCTGACCACCTCGCTCTTCAGAGACTCGCCCGCCGGTGACCATGACTACGCTCTGCCCGTGggaaagcagcagcagcagcagcagcagcagcagcagcagcaggacctGCTGGAAGAGGACGACTCGGCGGGAGGAGTGTGTCTTCATGTGGACAAGGATAAGGTGTCGGTGGAGTTCTGCTCGGCGTGCGCCCGGAAGGCGTCGTCTTCTCTTAAAATGTAG